The Syngnathoides biaculeatus isolate LvHL_M chromosome 6, ASM1980259v1, whole genome shotgun sequence genome has a window encoding:
- the LOC133502478 gene encoding cytochrome c oxidase subunit 5A, mitochondrial — protein MFRAAVRLSFSGVRSLTRSKPACRGVLASRCYSHGKQETDEEFDARWVTYFNKQDIDAWELRKGMNTLIGYDLVPEPKILEAALRACRRLNDLASAIRILEAVKDKAGPHKEIYPYLLQELRPTLDELGISTPEELGIDKV, from the exons atgttcagagccgccgtccGCCTGTCTTTCTCCGGTGTTCGGAGTTTGACCCGTTCGAAACCGGCTTGCAGAG GTGTGTTGGCCTCAAGGTGCTATTCACATGGGAAACAGGAGACAGATGAGGAGTTCGATGCACGTTGGGTCACCTATTTCAACAAGCAAGACATCGATGCGTGGGAGCTGAGAAAAG GGATGAACACATTGATCGGTTACGATCTGGTACCTGAGCCAAAGATTCTCGAGGCGGCACTGCGAGCTTGTCGGAGGTTAAACGACTTGGCCAGTGCAATCCGAATTCTGGAAGCTGTCAAG GATAAAGCCGGGCCCCACAAAGAGATCTACCCGTACCTCCTTCAAGAACTTAGGCCGACATTAGACGAGCTCGGAATCTCTACACCGGAAGAGCTCGGCATCGACAAAGTCTAA
- the rpp25a gene encoding ribonuclease P protein subunit p25a, which yields MTEPTAQLVRSNTSGIQSLPPTLDQNNFRRVKRTEDNAPYPIPGLATNFLHMRVREGSKIRNLLRFATARMQSEGRDGYEGSPRQVVFTGSDRGVTKTITCVEILKRKVEGLHQVSKLYYKTVDEVWEGSQHGVSGITVQRTVPAICILLSKDPLNPQEPGYQPPQSASAPTEDAGICKGTLRLLHCPTSPKRLCFEELTKYDP from the coding sequence ATGACAGAACCCACTGCTCAGCTGGTGCGTTCAAATACTTCAGGTATTCAATCTTTACCTCCTACACTTGATCAGAACAACTTCAGAAGAGTGAAGCGCACGGAAGACAACGCTCCCTATCCAATTCCTGGACTTGCCACAAACTTTCTCCACATGCGAGTGAGAGAGGGAAGCAAGATTCGCAATCTGCTGCGGTTCGCAACAGCTCGCATGCAAAGCGAGGGCCGGGACGGCTACGAAGGGTCTCCGAGGCAGGTGGTCTTCACAGGCTCGGACAGAGGGGTCACCAAGACGATCACCTGTGTGGAGATCCTCAAACGGAAAGTGGAAGGGCTCCACCAGGTTTCCAAGCTCTACTACAAGACCGTGGATGAGGTTTGGGAAGGATCGCAACACGGAGTGTCGGGTATAACCGTGCAGAGGACAGTCCCTGCCATCTGCATCCTGCTCTCCAAAGACCCTCTCAATCCCCAGGAGCCCGGATACCAGCCTCCCCAATCAGCCAGTGCTCCCACAGAGGATGCTGGGATATGCAAAGGCACGCTCAGATTGCTGCATTGCCCCACGTCACCCAAGAGACTCTGCTTTGAAGAGCTGACTAAATATGATCCATGA
- the LOC133501905 gene encoding protein mono-ADP-ribosyltransferase PARP6-like, translated as MGSWFCVDGEKQYECLHSSQQESCAFEPSCHPRLDGDVEIVRRLYSPSSVTIREYQSIDKVDVDLNINANILDEEVAKAWRVHPAEPIIVRLHFSLSQYLNGPEPTVQVFQPSNRHFSLGKQLQNVLSVFISQEWNHLSNENTIMRQKRRHSWFRPGGTMKKFRARFSVWLPSKSKTIQDRNLRGRILLPAMKLNHFANHTTSYKIKNPSGELFAYTPSGKSVVVSGVKSSAQLSTKQLIELLFFSQAIGHCKSTPTLQHGFLVQVMRYAEQRIPTLNEYCVVCDERHIFQNGPLLKPAVCTRELCVFSFHTIGAMSGATEEVATGAEVVDLLVAMCRAAVQSSRKSIIFEPYPSVVDPKNPRMLAFSPKRKSYERLEKALDSVLLIRRITQGSYSEIKKQMDTIDPLAIPLLQWILSSNRSHIVKLPADRRLPFMHTPHQFLLITSPPTKEARFQTARKLYGSTFAFHGSHIENWHSILRNGLVNASNTKFQMHGAAYGKGIYLSPISSISFGYSDMGKGQHQIPTKEELLKNYNRVNIIHQDPPGRFIQSRNLNCVALCEVITSKDLNKHGNIWVCPVSDHVCTRFLFVYENGCVGDVHIDTQEEEIQSQILEVIATNPR; from the exons ATGGGTAGCTGGTTTTGTGTTGATGGGGAGAAGCAATATGAGTGTTTGCACTCGTCACAACAGGAAAGCTGCGCCTTTGAGCCGAGCTGCCATCCTCGCCTGGATGGTGACGTTGAGATTGTCAGGAGGCTCTATTCACCTAGTTCAGTGACTATCAG GGAATATCAATCAATCGATAAAGTGGACGTCGATCTGAACATTAACGCCAATATTCTGGAT GAGGAAGTGGCCAAGGCCTGGAGGGTTCATCCAGCGGAGCCCATCATTGTCCGCCTGCACTTCTCTTTGTCTCAGTATCTCAATGGACCCG AACCAACAGTTCAAGTCTTTCAGCCATCTAATAGACATTTCAGTCTCGGAAAACAACTGCAAAA TGTTTTATCGGTCTTCATCTCACAGGAGTGGAACCATTTGAGTAATGAGAACACGATAATGAGACAGAAGAGAAGGCACAGCTGGTTCAGGCCCGGTGGAACCATGAAGAAATTCCGTGCGAGATTCAGTGTCTGGCTGCCCTCAAA ATCTAAAACAATCCAAGACCGCAACCTGCGGGGACGGATTCTTTTGCCAGCCATGAAACTGAATCATTTCGCCAATCACACAACCTCCTACAAAATCAAGAATCCGTCAGGGGAACTTTTCGCTTACACGCCGAGCGGAAAG AGCGTAGTCGTGTCAGGAGTGAAGTCGTCGGCTCAGCTCAGCACCAAGCAGCTAATAGAGCTGCTCTTCTTCTCTCAGGCCATTGGGCACTGTAAGAGCACACCGACTCTGCAACATGGCTTCTTGGTGCAG GTCATGCGATACGCAGAGCAGAGAATCCCCACATTGAACGAATACTGCGTGGTTTGTGACGAACgacacattttccaaaatggcCCCCTGTTGAAG CCTGCTGTTTGCACCAGGGAACTATGCGTATTTTCTTTTCACACCATCGGAGCGATGTCGGGAGCCACGGAGGAGGTGGCCACCGGTGCAGAG GTGGTCGACTTGCTGGTGGCGATGTGCAGGGCGGCCGTGCAGTCGTCACGCAAAAGCATCATTTTCGAACCATATCCGTCTGTTGTAGATCCAAAGAATCCCAGAATGCTGGCCTTTAGTCCCAAG AGAAAGAGCTACGAGAGGCTGGAAAAAGCCCTGGACAGTGTCCTGCTGATTCGGAGGATAACACAG GGTTCATATTCCGAAATAAAAAAGCAGATGGACACAATAGACCCTCTCGCCATTCCTTTACTGCAAtg GATATTGTCGAGCAACAGATCTCACATTGTCAAGCTTCCAGCTGACAGG CGACTGCCCTTTATGCACACACCACACCAGTTCCTGCTCATCACAAGCCCTCCGACCAAGGAGGCCCGTTTTCAAACTGCACGCAAACTCTACGGCAGCACCTTTGCTTTCCA tggttcccacattgaaaactGGCACTCCATTTTGAGAAACGGCCTCGTGAATGCCTCCAACACAAAATTCCAA atGCATGGAGCTGCTTATGGCAAAGGGATCTATTTAAGTCCAATCTCAAGCATATCATTTGGATATTCTG ACATGGGCAAGGGACAACACCAGATACCCACCAAAGAAGAACTCCTGAAGAACTACAATCGTGTAAACATAATCCACCAG GATCCCCCTGGCAGGTTCATCCAAAGCAGGAACCTAAACTGTGTTGCACTTTGTGAGG TCATAACCTCAAAGGACCTCAACAAACACGGAAACATCTGGGTGTGTCCTGTATCTGACCACGTGTGCACGCGTTTCCTCTTTGT GTATGAAAACGGTTGCGTGGGGGACGTCCACATCGACACCCAGGAAGAAGAGATCCAGAGCCAAATTTTAGAGGTCATTGCAACCAACCCCAGATGA